The following coding sequences lie in one Oncorhynchus gorbuscha isolate QuinsamMale2020 ecotype Even-year linkage group LG10, OgorEven_v1.0, whole genome shotgun sequence genomic window:
- the sash1b gene encoding SAM and SH3 domain-containing protein 1 isoform X7: protein MHKSSDDGSGGKWDEKRHKNKSFWQNFRKSQKDVMRQNSKGGEDIGFVASDITMSDEERIQLMMMVKEKMISVEEALARLKEFETQSRQTCRTDLTEWSEAPSPTLNESSTSNQLCEQSDSEQEESGTFRRLHKLVTSSRRVRKKLIRIDESKNPGSEESLSMDGPILGDTMSSLPLYSGVEKKQPMSGGCRHVDSLASTLHNELTYDLQDSDNLTTSPSSSSLDACSSATHTHSLDTVSITSQQLFRAFSKTGGSSPRCSSPACSPGSHPDTGPSGEGRATGAGGTGSSMSEIEVGGRGDGPRMARSVTDGEIRRVLSPLSYHGRTCSFGGFDLTNRSLHMVNSDPDLTIKDGDASVKDVVKSPPTNPQISLGKKVKSVKETMRKHISKRYHCSLPEQSSPDAISRGPQSPHSLTDSDSLGKPKLKAGGSVESLRSSLSGQSSISGHTVGTTDSSNSNRGSVKSEDGEEDEPPYRGPFCGRAMVHTDSTPSPYDTDSLKLKRGDVIDIISKPPMGTWMGLLNNKVGTFKFIYVDVLAEEEDKPKHTRRRRKGGQPKPTSVEELLARINLKEHLPTFLFNGYEDLDTLKLLEEEDLDELNIRDPQHRAVLLTAVELIQEYDGSSDQDSQEKLLLDHSGLLGDFPRDSGCYESNENLENGGRGKKTSSMSRSSSGCESSHLPSPENPSLSLP, encoded by the exons ATGCATAAATCATCTGATGATGGATCAGGGG GAAAATGGGATGAAAAGAGACATAAAAACAAGTCTTTCTGGCAGAATTTTCGGAAGTCGCAGAAAGATGTCATGCGTCAGAACTCAAAAG GCGGCGAGGACATAGGCTTTGTGGCCAGTGACATCACTATGAGTGATGAAGAGCGTATCCAGCTGATGATGATGGTGAAAGAGAAGATGATCAGCGTGGAGGAGGCCCTCGCAAGG ctgaAGGAGTTTGAGACCCAGAGCAGACAGACCTGCAGGACTGATCTTACAGAATGGTCTGAAGCTCCCAGTCCGACCTTGAATGAGTCCTCCACCAGCAAT CAGTTGTGTGAGCAGTCAGATAGTGAACAGGAGGAGTCTGGGACATTTAGACGGCTCCATAAGCTGGTCACCTCCAGTCGCAGGGTGCGCAAGAAGCTCATCAGGATCGACGAGTCCAAGAACCCTGGGTCTGAGG aaTCTCTGAGCATGGACGGGCCTATCCTGGGTGATACCATGTCCTCTCTGCCCCTGTACTCTGGGGTTGAGAAGAAACAGCCTATGTCTGGGGGGTGTCGCCACGTTGACTCCCTGGCCTCCACCCTGCACAACGAGCTGACCTATGACCTTCAAGACTCCGACAACCTGAccacctccccatcctcctcctccttggaCGCTTGCAGCAgtgccacacacacccacagtctGGATACAGTCTCCATCACCAGCCAGCAGCTCTTCAGGGCCTTCAGTAAGACAG GAGGATCCAGCCCCAGGTGCTCCAGCCCGGCCTGTAGCCCAGGGAGCCACCCGGACACTGGCCCCAGCGGAGAGGGGAGAGCGACGGGGGCCGGCGGTACTGGTTCCTCCATGTCAGAGATAGAGGTTGGTGGTAGAGGGGATGGACCTAGGATGGCCCGGTCGGTCACGGATGGTGAGATCAGGAGAGTACTCAGCCCACTCAGCTACCATGGC AGAACCTGTAGCTTTGGAGGATTTGATCTGACCAACCGGTCCCTGCACATGGTCAACAGTGACCCTGACCTCACT ATTAAAGATGGGGATGCCAGTGTGAAAGATGTAGTCAAGTCTCCACCGACAAACCCTCAAATCTCTTTGGGCAAGAAAGTGAAGTCTGTAAAAGAGACCATGAGAAAGCACATCTCCAAGAGATACCACTGCTCTCTCCCCGAGCAG TCAAGCCCAGATGCTATTTCCAGAGGGCCCCAGTCCCCCCACAGCCTCACAGACAGCGACTCTCTGGGGAAACCCAAGCTGAAGGCTGGAGGGTCAGTGGAGAGCCTGAGGAGCTCCCTCAGTGGACAGAGCTCCATAA GTGGTCATACGGTGGGCACCACCGACTCCTCTAACAGCAACAGAGGGAGTGTGAAGtctgaggatggagaggaggatgagcCTCCCTACAGAGGACCCTTCTGTGGTCGAGCCATGGTGCACACGGACTCCACCCCCAGCCCCTACGATACTGACTCTCTCAAACTGAAG AGAGGGGATGTCATTGACATCATCAGCAAGCCTCCAATGGGGACGTGGATGGGCCTGCTGAACAATAAGGTGGGGACGTTTAAGTTCATCTACGTGGACGTTCTGGCTGAGGAGGAAGACAAACCTAAACACACCCGACGTAGGAGGAAGGGAGGGCAGCCCAAACCCACCTCTGTAGAGGAACTCCTGGCGCGCATCAACCTCAAA GAGCACCTGCCTACCTTCCTGTTTAACGGCTATGAGGACCTGGACACCTTGAAGCTTTTAGAAGAGGAAGATCTAGATGAGCTCAACATCAGAGACCCTCAACACAGAGCTGTGCTGCTCACCGCTGTGGAGCTAATTCAGGAGTACGATG GTAGCAGCGACCAGGATTCTCAGGAGAAGCTGTTACTGGACCATAGCGGCCTACTGGGGGACTTCCCACGAGACTCTGGCTGTTATGAGAGCAATGAGAACCTGGAGAATG
- the sash1b gene encoding SAM and SH3 domain-containing protein 1 isoform X6, which translates to MKRIASENRLAMHKSSDDGSGGKWDEKRHKNKSFWQNFRKSQKDVMRQNSKGGEDIGFVASDITMSDEERIQLMMMVKEKMISVEEALARLKEFETQSRQTCRTDLTEWSEAPSPTLNESSTSNQLCEQSDSEQEESGTFRRLHKLVTSSRRVRKKLIRIDESKNPGSEESLSMDGPILGDTMSSLPLYSGVEKKQPMSGGCRHVDSLASTLHNELTYDLQDSDNLTTSPSSSSLDACSSATHTHSLDTVSITSQQLFRAFSKTGGSSPRCSSPACSPGSHPDTGPSGEGRATGAGGTGSSMSEIEVGGRGDGPRMARSVTDGEIRRVLSPLSYHGRTCSFGGFDLTNRSLHMVNSDPDLTIKDGDASVKDVVKSPPTNPQISLGKKVKSVKETMRKHISKRYHCSLPEQSSPDAISRGPQSPHSLTDSDSLGKPKLKAGGSVESLRSSLSGQSSISGHTVGTTDSSNSNRGSVKSEDGEEDEPPYRGPFCGRAMVHTDSTPSPYDTDSLKLKRGDVIDIISKPPMGTWMGLLNNKVGTFKFIYVDVLAEEEDKPKHTRRRRKGGQPKPTSVEELLARINLKEHLPTFLFNGYEDLDTLKLLEEEDLDELNIRDPQHRAVLLTAVELIQEYDGSSDQDSQEKLLLDHSGLLGDFPRDSGCYESNENLENGGRGKKTSSMSRSSSGCESSHLPSPENPSLSLP; encoded by the exons ATGAAGAGAATTGCATCAGAAAACAG GTTGGCCATGCATAAATCATCTGATGATGGATCAGGGG GAAAATGGGATGAAAAGAGACATAAAAACAAGTCTTTCTGGCAGAATTTTCGGAAGTCGCAGAAAGATGTCATGCGTCAGAACTCAAAAG GCGGCGAGGACATAGGCTTTGTGGCCAGTGACATCACTATGAGTGATGAAGAGCGTATCCAGCTGATGATGATGGTGAAAGAGAAGATGATCAGCGTGGAGGAGGCCCTCGCAAGG ctgaAGGAGTTTGAGACCCAGAGCAGACAGACCTGCAGGACTGATCTTACAGAATGGTCTGAAGCTCCCAGTCCGACCTTGAATGAGTCCTCCACCAGCAAT CAGTTGTGTGAGCAGTCAGATAGTGAACAGGAGGAGTCTGGGACATTTAGACGGCTCCATAAGCTGGTCACCTCCAGTCGCAGGGTGCGCAAGAAGCTCATCAGGATCGACGAGTCCAAGAACCCTGGGTCTGAGG aaTCTCTGAGCATGGACGGGCCTATCCTGGGTGATACCATGTCCTCTCTGCCCCTGTACTCTGGGGTTGAGAAGAAACAGCCTATGTCTGGGGGGTGTCGCCACGTTGACTCCCTGGCCTCCACCCTGCACAACGAGCTGACCTATGACCTTCAAGACTCCGACAACCTGAccacctccccatcctcctcctccttggaCGCTTGCAGCAgtgccacacacacccacagtctGGATACAGTCTCCATCACCAGCCAGCAGCTCTTCAGGGCCTTCAGTAAGACAG GAGGATCCAGCCCCAGGTGCTCCAGCCCGGCCTGTAGCCCAGGGAGCCACCCGGACACTGGCCCCAGCGGAGAGGGGAGAGCGACGGGGGCCGGCGGTACTGGTTCCTCCATGTCAGAGATAGAGGTTGGTGGTAGAGGGGATGGACCTAGGATGGCCCGGTCGGTCACGGATGGTGAGATCAGGAGAGTACTCAGCCCACTCAGCTACCATGGC AGAACCTGTAGCTTTGGAGGATTTGATCTGACCAACCGGTCCCTGCACATGGTCAACAGTGACCCTGACCTCACT ATTAAAGATGGGGATGCCAGTGTGAAAGATGTAGTCAAGTCTCCACCGACAAACCCTCAAATCTCTTTGGGCAAGAAAGTGAAGTCTGTAAAAGAGACCATGAGAAAGCACATCTCCAAGAGATACCACTGCTCTCTCCCCGAGCAG TCAAGCCCAGATGCTATTTCCAGAGGGCCCCAGTCCCCCCACAGCCTCACAGACAGCGACTCTCTGGGGAAACCCAAGCTGAAGGCTGGAGGGTCAGTGGAGAGCCTGAGGAGCTCCCTCAGTGGACAGAGCTCCATAA GTGGTCATACGGTGGGCACCACCGACTCCTCTAACAGCAACAGAGGGAGTGTGAAGtctgaggatggagaggaggatgagcCTCCCTACAGAGGACCCTTCTGTGGTCGAGCCATGGTGCACACGGACTCCACCCCCAGCCCCTACGATACTGACTCTCTCAAACTGAAG AGAGGGGATGTCATTGACATCATCAGCAAGCCTCCAATGGGGACGTGGATGGGCCTGCTGAACAATAAGGTGGGGACGTTTAAGTTCATCTACGTGGACGTTCTGGCTGAGGAGGAAGACAAACCTAAACACACCCGACGTAGGAGGAAGGGAGGGCAGCCCAAACCCACCTCTGTAGAGGAACTCCTGGCGCGCATCAACCTCAAA GAGCACCTGCCTACCTTCCTGTTTAACGGCTATGAGGACCTGGACACCTTGAAGCTTTTAGAAGAGGAAGATCTAGATGAGCTCAACATCAGAGACCCTCAACACAGAGCTGTGCTGCTCACCGCTGTGGAGCTAATTCAGGAGTACGATG GTAGCAGCGACCAGGATTCTCAGGAGAAGCTGTTACTGGACCATAGCGGCCTACTGGGGGACTTCCCACGAGACTCTGGCTGTTATGAGAGCAATGAGAACCTGGAGAATG
- the sash1b gene encoding SAM and SH3 domain-containing protein 1 isoform X5: protein MEEIRKRKVVQDAQSAMEKVDLAPTSLQLRSQIQESLGLSCSNAASTPETERRLAMHKSSDDGSGGKWDEKRHKNKSFWQNFRKSQKDVMRQNSKGGEDIGFVASDITMSDEERIQLMMMVKEKMISVEEALARLKEFETQSRQTCRTDLTEWSEAPSPTLNESSTSNQLCEQSDSEQEESGTFRRLHKLVTSSRRVRKKLIRIDESKNPGSEESLSMDGPILGDTMSSLPLYSGVEKKQPMSGGCRHVDSLASTLHNELTYDLQDSDNLTTSPSSSSLDACSSATHTHSLDTVSITSQQLFRAFSKTGGSSPRCSSPACSPGSHPDTGPSGEGRATGAGGTGSSMSEIEVGGRGDGPRMARSVTDGEIRRVLSPLSYHGRTCSFGGFDLTNRSLHMVNSDPDLTIKDGDASVKDVVKSPPTNPQISLGKKVKSVKETMRKHISKRYHCSLPEQSSPDAISRGPQSPHSLTDSDSLGKPKLKAGGSVESLRSSLSGQSSISGHTVGTTDSSNSNRGSVKSEDGEEDEPPYRGPFCGRAMVHTDSTPSPYDTDSLKLKRGDVIDIISKPPMGTWMGLLNNKVGTFKFIYVDVLAEEEDKPKHTRRRRKGGQPKPTSVEELLARINLKEHLPTFLFNGYEDLDTLKLLEEEDLDELNIRDPQHRAVLLTAVELIQEYDGSSDQDSQEKLLLDHSGLLGDFPRDSGCYESNENLENGGRGKKTSSMSRSSSGCESSHLPSPENPSLSLP from the exons ATGGAGGAGATTAGGAAACGCAAGGTTGTACAAGATGCACAATCAGCGATG GAAAAGGTGGACTTAGCCCCGACATCACTGCAGCTTCGCTCTCAGATCCAG GAGTCGCTAGGGCTGAGTTGCAGTAACGCAGCGTCCACTCCCGAGACTGAGAGAAG GTTGGCCATGCATAAATCATCTGATGATGGATCAGGGG GAAAATGGGATGAAAAGAGACATAAAAACAAGTCTTTCTGGCAGAATTTTCGGAAGTCGCAGAAAGATGTCATGCGTCAGAACTCAAAAG GCGGCGAGGACATAGGCTTTGTGGCCAGTGACATCACTATGAGTGATGAAGAGCGTATCCAGCTGATGATGATGGTGAAAGAGAAGATGATCAGCGTGGAGGAGGCCCTCGCAAGG ctgaAGGAGTTTGAGACCCAGAGCAGACAGACCTGCAGGACTGATCTTACAGAATGGTCTGAAGCTCCCAGTCCGACCTTGAATGAGTCCTCCACCAGCAAT CAGTTGTGTGAGCAGTCAGATAGTGAACAGGAGGAGTCTGGGACATTTAGACGGCTCCATAAGCTGGTCACCTCCAGTCGCAGGGTGCGCAAGAAGCTCATCAGGATCGACGAGTCCAAGAACCCTGGGTCTGAGG aaTCTCTGAGCATGGACGGGCCTATCCTGGGTGATACCATGTCCTCTCTGCCCCTGTACTCTGGGGTTGAGAAGAAACAGCCTATGTCTGGGGGGTGTCGCCACGTTGACTCCCTGGCCTCCACCCTGCACAACGAGCTGACCTATGACCTTCAAGACTCCGACAACCTGAccacctccccatcctcctcctccttggaCGCTTGCAGCAgtgccacacacacccacagtctGGATACAGTCTCCATCACCAGCCAGCAGCTCTTCAGGGCCTTCAGTAAGACAG GAGGATCCAGCCCCAGGTGCTCCAGCCCGGCCTGTAGCCCAGGGAGCCACCCGGACACTGGCCCCAGCGGAGAGGGGAGAGCGACGGGGGCCGGCGGTACTGGTTCCTCCATGTCAGAGATAGAGGTTGGTGGTAGAGGGGATGGACCTAGGATGGCCCGGTCGGTCACGGATGGTGAGATCAGGAGAGTACTCAGCCCACTCAGCTACCATGGC AGAACCTGTAGCTTTGGAGGATTTGATCTGACCAACCGGTCCCTGCACATGGTCAACAGTGACCCTGACCTCACT ATTAAAGATGGGGATGCCAGTGTGAAAGATGTAGTCAAGTCTCCACCGACAAACCCTCAAATCTCTTTGGGCAAGAAAGTGAAGTCTGTAAAAGAGACCATGAGAAAGCACATCTCCAAGAGATACCACTGCTCTCTCCCCGAGCAG TCAAGCCCAGATGCTATTTCCAGAGGGCCCCAGTCCCCCCACAGCCTCACAGACAGCGACTCTCTGGGGAAACCCAAGCTGAAGGCTGGAGGGTCAGTGGAGAGCCTGAGGAGCTCCCTCAGTGGACAGAGCTCCATAA GTGGTCATACGGTGGGCACCACCGACTCCTCTAACAGCAACAGAGGGAGTGTGAAGtctgaggatggagaggaggatgagcCTCCCTACAGAGGACCCTTCTGTGGTCGAGCCATGGTGCACACGGACTCCACCCCCAGCCCCTACGATACTGACTCTCTCAAACTGAAG AGAGGGGATGTCATTGACATCATCAGCAAGCCTCCAATGGGGACGTGGATGGGCCTGCTGAACAATAAGGTGGGGACGTTTAAGTTCATCTACGTGGACGTTCTGGCTGAGGAGGAAGACAAACCTAAACACACCCGACGTAGGAGGAAGGGAGGGCAGCCCAAACCCACCTCTGTAGAGGAACTCCTGGCGCGCATCAACCTCAAA GAGCACCTGCCTACCTTCCTGTTTAACGGCTATGAGGACCTGGACACCTTGAAGCTTTTAGAAGAGGAAGATCTAGATGAGCTCAACATCAGAGACCCTCAACACAGAGCTGTGCTGCTCACCGCTGTGGAGCTAATTCAGGAGTACGATG GTAGCAGCGACCAGGATTCTCAGGAGAAGCTGTTACTGGACCATAGCGGCCTACTGGGGGACTTCCCACGAGACTCTGGCTGTTATGAGAGCAATGAGAACCTGGAGAATG